In Paracoccus aerodenitrificans, the following are encoded in one genomic region:
- the fliP gene encoding flagellar type III secretion system pore protein FliP (The bacterial flagellar biogenesis protein FliP forms a type III secretion system (T3SS)-type pore required for flagellar assembly.) has protein sequence MPTLYGETAPVAGVAGGGALGALINDIATAGADSSGGVGQSSILLFLALTVLSLAPAIAITVTCFPFMVTVLSILRQSLGLQQSPPNMLIVSLALFLTWFVMDPVLQDAWQAAAVPLQAGQIGIVEALSRAVGPFERFMSARTDPAVLDHMRSLVPAENSDGLRILVPSYMLTELQRAFQIGFLVALPFLVIDLVVSAVLMAMGMMMVPPVVVSLPFKLAFFVVVDGWTLISAALVRGYQ, from the coding sequence ATGCCGACGCTGTACGGCGAAACTGCGCCGGTCGCTGGTGTAGCCGGTGGCGGTGCGCTTGGCGCTTTGATCAATGACATCGCGACGGCCGGGGCGGACTCTTCCGGCGGAGTTGGACAAAGCTCGATCCTGCTGTTTCTGGCGCTGACCGTCCTGTCGCTCGCACCTGCCATTGCGATCACGGTGACCTGTTTTCCTTTCATGGTGACCGTGCTGTCGATTCTGCGGCAGTCTCTGGGGCTGCAGCAATCGCCGCCGAACATGCTGATTGTCAGTCTGGCGCTGTTTCTGACATGGTTCGTAATGGACCCCGTGCTGCAAGACGCATGGCAGGCTGCGGCGGTGCCTCTGCAAGCGGGACAAATCGGCATTGTCGAGGCGCTTTCCCGTGCGGTCGGCCCGTTCGAGCGCTTCATGTCCGCGCGGACTGACCCGGCCGTGCTGGATCACATGAGATCGCTTGTCCCGGCTGAGAACAGCGATGGGCTGAGAATACTTGTCCCGTCATATATGCTGACCGAGCTGCAACGAGCCTTCCAGATCGGCTTTCTTGTCGCGCTGCCGTTTCTGGTGATCGATCTGGTTGTGTCTGCGGTTTTGATGGCGATGGGGATGATGATGGTGCCTCCGGTCGTAGTGTCATTGCCCTTCAAGCTGGCGTTTTTCGTCGTGGTGGATGGCTGGACGCTGATCTCGGCTGCGCTTGTTCGTGGATATCAGTAG